The Gloeobacter morelensis MG652769 genome contains the following window.
CCCGAGCTGCCCGCCATCGTCCCCGACGGCTTCATCAGCCTGGGCGTCGAGCGGGTCATCGATGAGAATTTGCGCCCGAGCTATGTGCTCTGGGAAGAAAACGGCATCGTCCCCTGCTTGGTGCTGGAGGTGGTCTCCCAGACCTACCGGGGCGAGTACGACAAGAAACTGCAGCAGTACGCGCGCCTGGGCGTGCCCTGCTACGCCGTGTACGACCCGAGCTTGAGCCCCCGGCGGCGACGGCGGCACGCGCCGCTGGAGGTTTACAGTCTGGTGGATGGGGCTTACCAGTTGCAACCGACTGAGGGGCCAGTCTGGATACCGCAGTTGCAGCTTGCCCTCGGGCGGGAAGCGGGCACTTTCCGGGCGGTGACGCGCGAGTGGCTCTACTGGTACGACGAGCGGGGAAACCGCTACCCCACCCCCGGCGAACTGCTCGAACAATCCCGGCAGCAACTGCGCCGTGAGCAGCAGCGCGCCGAGCAGGAGCGACGAAGAGCTGAGGTTCTGGAGCGACGCCTGCGCGAACTGGGTGTCGATCCCGACAGTTGAGGAGCGGCCCGCCCCCAGTGGTCATAATGGAACTTTCCACCGGTCCTTGCCATGGCCTACGAGCCCCTGCACCATAAGTATCGCCCCCAGCGCTTCGGCGATGTGGTGGGGCAGGGACCGATCGTCAGTACCCTCACCAACGCCCTCAAAGCGGGTCGCATCGCCCACGCGTATTTGTTTACCGGCTCGCGGGGCACCGGCAAAACCACTACCGCCCGGTTGATCGCCAAGGCCCTCAACTGTATCCACGGTCCCACCTCCGACCCCTGCGGGCGCTGCGAACACTGCCTGGCCATCGCCACCGGCAGCGCCCTCGATGTCATCGAGATCGACGCCGCCTCCAATACCGGTGTCGACAACATCCGCGAACTCATCGAGCGCGCCCAGTTCGCCCCGGTCCAGAGCAGACAAAAAGTATACATACTTGATGAAGTTCACATGCTCAGCTCTGCGGCTTTCAATTGCCTGCTCAAGACGCTGGAGGAGCCCCCTGCGCATGTAACCTTTGTACTGGCTACTACCGATCCCCAGAAGGTGCTGCCTACGGTGATCTCTCGCTGCCAGCGCTTCGATTTTCGGCGCATCCCGCTTCCGGACATGGTCAAGCATCTGGAGGAAATTGCCTGGAAAGAGGACATCGATATCGAGCACGAGGCGGTCGAACTGGTGGCGCAGATTGCCCAGGGCGGGTTGCGCGACGCTGAGAGTCTGCTCGATCAGCTCGCTTTGCTCGAAGGGACCATCGGTGCAGAACAGATCTGGCAACTGGTGGGGGCGGTTCCCGAGCGGGAATTGCTCGCCATCGGCGAGTGCATCCAGGCCGGGGACAGCACGCGGCTCATCGAGCAGGTGCGCCGGTTGCTCGACAGCGGCAAGGAGCCCCTGCAGGTGCTGCAGGATCTGCTCGGGTTCTACCGGGATCTGCTCATCGCCCACACCGCCCCCGATCGCCGGGATCTGGTGGCGGTGACCGCCGCGAGCTGGCAGCAGATGTGCGAGCGGGCGAAGACCTTGAGTGCTCCGCAGCTGCTGGCGCTGCAGGAGCGATTGCGCCAGGCGGAACCGCAGATCAAAAACTCCACCCAACCGAGGCTGTGGCTGGAGGTGGGGTTGCTGGGACTGCTGGCTCCCCCCGGCCAAACGCAGCCGGTTGCACTCGCCCCGGCTGCGGCCAGACCTGCCGCTCCAGTCCCGGCCCCACCACCGCGCCCGGCTGAGGAGCGTCCGGCTCCGCCGCCGCCTGCTGCGCCCCGTGGGGTCGATGAGCGGCCCAACCACCCTGCACTGCAACCGCCGGTCGAGCCAACCCCGCCCCCACGCCCACAGGTTCCACCCCCCTCGATTGCACCGGCGGCGGCCATGCACCGGCCTGCCAGACCGCCGGGATCCACCCCCGACGGCACAAGCCTGCGCGAGCGGTGGCCGGAGTGGATCCGCCTGATTCCCCAGCCGACCCAGAGCCTGATGTCTTCGAGCTTCTGGCTGGAGGAGACTCCCAAGCGCCTGGTCATCGGCTTTACCACCGAGCCCCTGGTCAAGCGGGCCAGCGAGCCCCGGCGCCTCAAGCAGATTCAGGAAGTGCTCCAGCAATTTTTGGGCCGGCCGATCGAAGTGCAGTTCCATATCGGCAAAGCCCCTGCTGCCGCACCGGCCGCTGCGGTTGCCTCCTCCCAGTCGGCCGCCTACACTCCGCCCCCGGTGAGTTTTAGCCCGCCGGCACCTCCTGAAGTAACCCCTGTTTCTCCGACGACCGTCGCGCCGTCGAGCGCGGCAAAGCCGCCGCTCAGCGACGAGGAACCGGACGAACTCGACCGCGCCGCCCGCGGCCTCGCCGAATTTTTTAACGGCGAGGTGATCAGCTTCGACGGCGAAGCGGACGAGCTGCCCGGTGCCACCCAGCCCGGCGCCGCCGAGGTGAGCGACCTCGATGACGACGAAGACATTCCGTTTTGAGCGTTCCTGGACGGCTTCTCGGCTTGCTGGAGACTTTCGCGCATATACTCTTTGAGCGATAATTCCCAGGTCACGGATCTCAGCATCAGGTGAGCACCGCACATCACTCCAGAGCGCGCCCCCGTCCGGCTTGGAATTGGCTGCTTTTCGCCATAGCCTGCGGTTGGCTCCCGGCAGTACCCAGCTTCGCTCTACCCACCGTCGCGGATCTGCTGCCGGACACGAGCACCCGGGCTGGCGATCTGCTGGTCCAGTCCTCCGGCGATGCTTTGCCCGCCC
Protein-coding sequences here:
- a CDS encoding Uma2 family endonuclease encodes the protein MWHYDPTRPLPSSAELPDSDDTPVDNELQELIPVLLRSILDELWQERRDWLFAIDMGVYYDPELPAIVPDGFISLGVERVIDENLRPSYVLWEENGIVPCLVLEVVSQTYRGEYDKKLQQYARLGVPCYAVYDPSLSPRRRRRHAPLEVYSLVDGAYQLQPTEGPVWIPQLQLALGREAGTFRAVTREWLYWYDERGNRYPTPGELLEQSRQQLRREQQRAEQERRRAEVLERRLRELGVDPDS
- a CDS encoding DNA polymerase III subunit gamma/tau, coding for MAYEPLHHKYRPQRFGDVVGQGPIVSTLTNALKAGRIAHAYLFTGSRGTGKTTTARLIAKALNCIHGPTSDPCGRCEHCLAIATGSALDVIEIDAASNTGVDNIRELIERAQFAPVQSRQKVYILDEVHMLSSAAFNCLLKTLEEPPAHVTFVLATTDPQKVLPTVISRCQRFDFRRIPLPDMVKHLEEIAWKEDIDIEHEAVELVAQIAQGGLRDAESLLDQLALLEGTIGAEQIWQLVGAVPERELLAIGECIQAGDSTRLIEQVRRLLDSGKEPLQVLQDLLGFYRDLLIAHTAPDRRDLVAVTAASWQQMCERAKTLSAPQLLALQERLRQAEPQIKNSTQPRLWLEVGLLGLLAPPGQTQPVALAPAAARPAAPVPAPPPRPAEERPAPPPPAAPRGVDERPNHPALQPPVEPTPPPRPQVPPPSIAPAAAMHRPARPPGSTPDGTSLRERWPEWIRLIPQPTQSLMSSSFWLEETPKRLVIGFTTEPLVKRASEPRRLKQIQEVLQQFLGRPIEVQFHIGKAPAAAPAAAVASSQSAAYTPPPVSFSPPAPPEVTPVSPTTVAPSSAAKPPLSDEEPDELDRAARGLAEFFNGEVISFDGEADELPGATQPGAAEVSDLDDDEDIPF